Below is a genomic region from Pirellulales bacterium.
TCGGGCAGCTTCATCTTGCGGCGGCGGATCTCGTAATAACGATACAGCGCCGGCAAATGACGATGGACCGAGTCGATCAGGTTGTCGTAGACCGCCGGCGGCACGTTGTCGTGGAAGAGGGAGGCGGCGCGCGAGCTTTCATAGCCGCGGGCCCGGGCGTAGTACACTTCGCGCTGGATCGAGCCGCAGAGCGAGGCCGCCAGCGTATTGGCGTGCGCCTCGTACTGTTTGTAATACTGCTCGAAGGCCTTCTGCCGCACCGCGCGCTTCGGCGAGTGCAAGAGGGCGCTGAACGTGGCGTGGCTCAACTCGACGAGCTCGCCACGATCGTTCTTGATCTCGCCGAATTTCAGATCGGCATCCTGCAATTGGCGGAAGATGCGTCCCGCGGCCGACGCCATCTCGCTCTGCATGGCGAGCAGCTTCTCCTCCTTGTCGCTCAGCGTATAGGGCCGATAGCGCAAAATGCGGTCGAGCAGCAACTGGTAGGAGGCCAGTTCCTTCGCCGCGAGGAACTTGTTCATCGTCTTCTCGGGGATCGCCATGATCTCCGGCTGAATGTAGCTGGCGGCCTGCGCAGCGCGGCTGGCGGCGTTCGAGTAGCGCCCCTGCATGCGCTGATAGGCGCTGGCGGCGGTGTCTTCCGTCGTCTTGAGAAAGGCATACGTTCCCAGTCGCTCGCCGGCGCGGTCGAAATCGAGATCGAACTTCAGACAATCGGCCAGCGCCTTCGCGCTCGATCCCAGCGTGCCGCGAAACTTCTCGTAGTCGCCGATCCGCTTTTCCCATTTGGTGAAGGCCTTCTCCCAGTCGGCGTCGCTGGCGAACAGGCTGGCCAGATCCCAGGTGTCGGCCTCTTTCACTTTTGAACGTGGTGGCAGACGCTTTACGGCCGGCTTCTTCTCTTGCACCTTGCTGATCATCGCTGAACCCTTGGGGGGATTGGTGGAATGGCTCTGTGTTTGCTCGAGTGGCACAGGCTGCCCGCCTGTGATTGATCGGTTGCTACTTCGGTTCCGCGGGAATCTCCTTCCACGAGCGATCGGCGTACGACGCCAGCACGGCATCGGCAATCACCTGCGCCGTGAGCCCCTCGTAGAAGCTGGGCACGGCGTCGCGACGCTCGACGATCGCCGCGATGAATTCCCAGGCCAGATCATAGCGGAAGACTGTCGCGGGCTCGCCCACCGCCGGATCGCGCGGACTGCCAGCCGGCTTGAGGAACTCGGGCGGGACGGGCACGGGATCGAGGTCCTTGCCCGTGCGCCCCAGCAGAATCGTGTTCGGCTCGTGCAGGCGATAGACGGCCGAGGCCTCGGAGCCATTCACCTCGGCCCATTCGTGGCCGAAGCCCCCCCGGCCGTAGCCTTTGGCCAAGGTCGTCCCTTCCCAGACGCCCGTGGCGCCGCATTCGAATTCGGCCAGCAGCGCCGACCAATCGTCGACGTCCGAGGGAGCACACGTGCGACCGTCGATCGTCTGCGTGCGTGGTGTGAAGCGTGCCACGGCGCCACTGACCGCCTTGACCGGGCCCAGCAGATCCTGCGCGAAGTCGATGCGGTGAATCGTCATGTCGAACAGATCTCCTGCCCCGGCCTTGTCGCGATATTGCCGCCAGCCCCAGCTCGTCTCGGGCCAGTCAAGAAATCGCTGCGAGCGAAAATGCCGCGGCGTGCCGAGATCACCCCGCTCGAGCAGATATTTCAGGTAACGCATCGCCGGGGCAAAGCGATAGGTGAAGGCGGTCATGTGGACGACGCCGGCATCGCGGGCCGCGTGGTACATTTCGCGCACCTCGGCCGCCGACAGGCCGAGCGGCTTCTCGCACATCACGTGCTTGCCCGCCTTCGCCGCCGCCACGGCAATGTCGCGGTGCGTGAAGTTCGGCGTGGCGATGATCACCGCATCGACGTCGGGGTGCGTGGCGATGGCCTGCGGATCGGTCGAGAGGAGCTTGATGCCCCATTCGTGACCTCGTCGCTCGAGCAATTCAGCGTTCGTATCGGCCACGGCGGCGACGCGCGCCCGACCGTCGAGCCCCAGGCCCGGCACGTGGTGATAGTCGCTCACGGCGCCCGCGCCGATGATCGCCACGCGAATCGGCATGTCTTTCGATCGAGCAGTCATCGGCCAGCCAGGCTCCAGCATTGGGAGTAAGCAAACCCGTCTGCCGAGCGAACCTTCTTCGATCGCGCGGGCATCGACAGGCATCAATAAGACGAGAGCCTACGTCGGCACCCTCGGCGGCTCAAGGGCCGAAAGGGCCACTTCCGGGCACGTACCCCCCTCGCAGTACCCGGCTTGAGCGCTGCCGCGAGTTGCGTTAATTTCGTGACCGTTCGAGCGGTGCGGTTTCCAGGCCGATGTCAACTGGACGGATGCACGCGACATGTGCCTACTGGCGATCCAATATCGTACGCTGGCCGCGGCTCCGGTCCTGGTGGCCGCGAATCGCGAAGAATTCTTCGACCGCCCCGCGACGGTCCCCGCCGTCGATGCCGGGCCACCCCGCGTGCTGTGTGGGCGCGATCAGCGTGCCGGCGGCACCTGGCTGGGAGTCAATGAACATGGCCTGGTCGTCGGCGTGACGAATCGGCTGAAGTCGAACCTGCCGGCCGCGCCCCGTTCGCGCGGCGCCCTCTGTCGCGAATTGCTCGATTGCACTTCCGCCGCCGAGGCGATCGCCCTGGCCGAGAGCGAGCTTCAGTCGGGTAAGTACGCGGGGGCCAATTTTCTCTGCGTCGACCGCAGCCACGGCGCCTTTGTCATCGGCGCCGATCATGTCGAGATCTTGCCCCTCCTGCCCGGCTTGCACCTGGTTACCAATGGCGATCCGAACGACGTGCGCGACTCGCGTCAGACGTACGCCCGGACGCTCTTTGCCCAACGTTTTCCCAACTCGCTGGAGCATTTTGTGGGCGTGTCGCGCGACGTGCTCTCGCGGCATTCGGCCGACATCCACCAGCCGACGATCGTCCTGCGAGGACCCGATCGAGGCACCATCTCGTCGAGCATCATCGGCCTGGCGGCCGATCCCTCGCAGTCGGTCTATTTGCACGCGGCGGGGAGCCCCGACCAGACAGAGTACGCCGATCTTTCCCCGCTGTTGCGCGGCATGTTCGTGACCAGCGTGGCGCCGGCCAAGAAAGCGTCGGCGAAAGGCCCCCGCAAGCCCAAGCCCGGCTCAAGCGGCTCGCGGCGACGGTAGTTGCTTTGCTCGGCGCCGGCGGGTTTGTGGGGCGAGCACATAGAGCCGCGTGTTGCCCTGCTTGCCGGCCTCTTGTGCCGCGCCGGTCTCTCGCAGGCAATATGCGATGCGCTGGGCCACCCAGCGTTGAATGCCCAGCCCTTCCGCCAGGTGCGCCGTGTGGAAGGTGGCCGGCAACTGCGGCGGCAACAGTCGGTGCAGGTCGGCGGCGGTCTGGAATTGATGGGTTTCAAGGATCCCGACGAGCCGCTGATCTTCGACCACATGATCGTTGGCCCTGCGGCGCCACCGCCGGCCATGTCCTGGGTAGCGACGTTCTTCGAGCTCGACCAAAGGAACTTCGAGCGTGAGGCGCGGGTGGGGAAAGACTCGCGTGAAATAGACCAGCTCGTGAAACAGATCGACCAGCGTGCCGCGTTT
It encodes:
- a CDS encoding NRDE family protein, producing the protein MCLLAIQYRTLAAAPVLVAANREEFFDRPATVPAVDAGPPRVLCGRDQRAGGTWLGVNEHGLVVGVTNRLKSNLPAAPRSRGALCRELLDCTSAAEAIALAESELQSGKYAGANFLCVDRSHGAFVIGADHVEILPLLPGLHLVTNGDPNDVRDSRQTYARTLFAQRFPNSLEHFVGVSRDVLSRHSADIHQPTIVLRGPDRGTISSSIIGLAADPSQSVYLHAAGSPDQTEYADLSPLLRGMFVTSVAPAKKASAKGPRKPKPGSSGSRRR
- a CDS encoding Gfo/Idh/MocA family oxidoreductase; amino-acid sequence: MTARSKDMPIRVAIIGAGAVSDYHHVPGLGLDGRARVAAVADTNAELLERRGHEWGIKLLSTDPQAIATHPDVDAVIIATPNFTHRDIAVAAAKAGKHVMCEKPLGLSAAEVREMYHAARDAGVVHMTAFTYRFAPAMRYLKYLLERGDLGTPRHFRSQRFLDWPETSWGWRQYRDKAGAGDLFDMTIHRIDFAQDLLGPVKAVSGAVARFTPRTQTIDGRTCAPSDVDDWSALLAEFECGATGVWEGTTLAKGYGRGGFGHEWAEVNGSEASAVYRLHEPNTILLGRTGKDLDPVPVPPEFLKPAGSPRDPAVGEPATVFRYDLAWEFIAAIVERRDAVPSFYEGLTAQVIADAVLASYADRSWKEIPAEPK
- the pepF gene encoding oligoendopeptidase F → MISKVQEKKPAVKRLPPRSKVKEADTWDLASLFASDADWEKAFTKWEKRIGDYEKFRGTLGSSAKALADCLKFDLDFDRAGERLGTYAFLKTTEDTAASAYQRMQGRYSNAASRAAQAASYIQPEIMAIPEKTMNKFLAAKELASYQLLLDRILRYRPYTLSDKEEKLLAMQSEMASAAGRIFRQLQDADLKFGEIKNDRGELVELSHATFSALLHSPKRAVRQKAFEQYYKQYEAHANTLAASLCGSIQREVYYARARGYESSRAASLFHDNVPPAVYDNLIDSVHRHLPALYRYYEIRRRKMKLPDIHHYDTYVPILSDIEKRHTWAQAVKACITALEPLGSDYCAVLERGLSGRWCDRYENQGKQSGAFSCGTFDGDPYILMNYQQDVLDHVFTLAHEAGHSMHSYYSAKHQPYQYYNYTIFVAEVASTFNEQLLSKHLMSKARDKSERAYLVNREIDQIRGTLIRQTMFAEFEKISHASCEANEPLTLDRFKQLYHELLTQYFGPHFTLDPQLDLECLRIPHFYRGFYVYKYATGLSAAIALSERVTNGGKRELDDYLGFLKGGCSKFPLDLLRAAGVDMEQPGPVETALEHFEHLVEELDELV